The Canis lupus familiaris isolate Mischka breed German Shepherd chromosome X, alternate assembly UU_Cfam_GSD_1.0, whole genome shotgun sequence genome has a segment encoding these proteins:
- the LOC119878122 gene encoding collagen alpha-2(I) chain-like produces MGPDPTKNTFGPYHRCTLTTRLLCRGPSRSTGPSDSRRPARLPGPREGSQKRRAVGLRVTVTSLHRPSRVAFAPPARRRPLASPDPCKEGPGRPQLQRAIADALDCPGPPSRLPCPLHEAYRPPRGFPSDHEAQVRTPSTSRREPPRTTKGARAARARKGPAPTQVDRPDGRWRGTGPRQGRATRASPSSAAGAGPGFAPGSPIRVRARAPRHPRAGPVTEAAAGVPCPGDRSALRDLSSRRVSASPPTLPTRLVKQEQASEPSPPCSSVSVSVSGPGRPGSSPLGRCPSSAGAFREPDVCEEKGRRRRGGGGGGGATPEDARGLLVDACGREGTTHPGPSSTRVWATGTAGASTEVGPRDPEREPPPGPWTGRRVPDYWSTGADGAGPPGPGDGAPLPGASPQKRGVRACLLARPPPPLHPRPEWPSGRALDMRAAMLGRGTADTGWAAEFSGLAFFSSGRGRRLRPWGKGRLAFAVQYCHQAESPRRIREPSAELSLPRGGAPGVTWECGGGGDGRGRTGWSATEVRGPGSGGLGAWPVGPGKPQATARLGPLPGGHQVWAGLERGDTATRAGPGGAGPLAACPFPRELEQDPCGLWPFGRVPPAAPPTTRTGTWRDPHGNLEGCRHCWCGRGRGPCCARVRIPDPGKGNGCGAGPPGVKGGALSVRGSWEAEGQVEAKPPPSLPLHPAPRASQASQLAPFPFLGHLLQRPTTALRASTVEERLGDSRPCIPKPTPAPELVIKGPAWSACQKRQAPRDGTANGPFGPGPAGTLGLHPRARPALEASGRRLRGSPTRSA; encoded by the exons ATGGGCCCAGATCCTACGAAGAACACCTTCGGGCCCTATCACAGGTGCACCCTGACAACCCGCCTCTTGTGCCGGGGCCCCA GCCGAAGCACGGGTCCAAGCGACTCTCGAAGGCCCGCCCGCCTCCCGGGCCCACGGGAAGGGAGCCAGAAGCGGCGGGCGGTCGGCCTGAGGGTGACGGTGACGAGCCTCCACCGCCCGTCTCGGGTCGCCTTCGCCCCCCCGGCCCGCCGCCGGCCGCTAGCCTCTCCTGACCCCTGCAAGGAAGGCCCCGGCCGGCCTCAGCTCCAAAGGGCCATCGCGGACGCCCTCGACTGCCCGGGGCCTCCGAGCCGGCTGCCA TGTCCGCTCCACGAGGCCTACCGGCCTCCCCGGGGCTTCCCTTCTGACCATGAAGCCCAGGTCCGAACGCCCTCCACAAGCAGGCGGGAGCCACCCAGGACCACCAAGGGGGCACGCGCCGCCCGGGCAAGGAAGGGTCCGGCTCCCACACAAGTCGACCGCCCCGACGGTCGATGGCGGGGCACGGGGCCGCGCCAAGGGAGGGCCACGCGGGCGTCCCCTAGctcggcggcgggcgcggggccgggcttCGCGCCCGGCTCGCCCATCAGAGTCCGGGCACGGGCCCCACGGCACCCCAGGGCGGGACCGGTGACAGAGGCTGCTGCGGGGGTACCCTGCCCGGGGGACCGCTCAGCCCTGCGGGACCTCTCATCCCGCAGAGTCAGCGCGTCTCCGCCCACCTTGCCCACCCGGCTTGTCAAGCAAGAGCAGGCCAGCGAGCCAAGTCCTCCCTGCTCCTCGGTCTCGGTCTCGGTCTCGGGGCCAGGGAGACCCGGTTCCTCGCCCCTGGGCAGGTGCCCGAGCTCCGCGG GGGCCTTCCGGGAACCTGACGTGTGTGAGGAGAAGGGGCGAcggcgccggggcgggggtggtggtggtggggcgaCACCCGAGGACGCTCGGGGACTGCTCGTGGACGCGTGCGGACGGGAAGGCACGACCCATCCCGGACCTTCTTCCACCCGTGTGTGGGCTACCGGGACAGCCGGGGCCTCCACGGAGGTCGGTCCGCGTGATCCAGAGCGGGAGCCTCCTCCGGGGCCCTGGACCGGCAGACGCGTGCCTGACTATTGGTCCACGGGGGCAGACGGAGCTGGGCCCCCCGGCCCAGGGGACGGGGCTCCGCTCCCGGGAGCCTCGCCTCAGAAGCGAGGGGTGcgtgcttgcttgcttgctcgcCCCCCGCCACCCCTCCACCCTCGCCCCGAGTGGCCCAGTGGCCGGGCCCTTGACATGAGAGCCGCCATGTTGGGGCGAGGGACGGCGGACACCGGCTGGGCTGCCGAGTTTTCTGGCCTggcctttttttcctctggcagAGGGCGGAGGCTGAGGCCCTGGGGGAAGGGCCGGCTGGCATTCGCGGTGCAATACTGCCATCAAGCGGAAAGTCCTCGGCGGATCCGGGAGCCCAGCGCCGAGCTCTCTCTCCCGCGTGGAGGGGCCCCGGGGGTGACGTgggagtgcgggggggggggagacggACGGGGACGGACGGGATGGAGCGCCACGGaggtccggggtccggggtccgggggcctgggggcctggccgGTCGGGCCCGGGAAGCCCCAAGCCACGGCTCGGCTCGGGCCCCTCCCTGGTGGCCACCAGGTCTGGGCGGGACTGGAGCGGGGTGACACAGCCACGCGGGCCGGGCCAGGGGGCGCCGGGCCTTTGGCCGCGTGCCCCTTCCCCCGGGAGCTAGAGCAGGATCCGTGCGGCCTTTGGCCCTTTGGCCGCgtgccccctgcagccccgccAACGACCCGCACGGGAACCTGGAGGGACCCGCACGGGAACCTGGAGGGCTGCCGCCACTGCTGGTGCGGACGGGGGCGGGGACCCTGCTGTGCCCGTGTccggatcccggatcccgggaagGGGAACGGGTGTGGAGCCGGGCCACCCGGCGTCAAAGGGGGGGCCTTGAGCGTGAGGGGGTCTTGGGAGGCGGAGGg CCAAGTCGAGGCCAAGCCGCCGCCATcactccccctccaccccgcgccccgggccagcCAGGCCTCTCAGCTCGCCCCGTTCCCCTTTCTGGGCCACCTTCTCCAACGTCCCACCACAGCCCTCAGGGCAAGCACAGTCGAGGAACGGCTGGGTGACTCCCGCCCCTGCATCCCAAAGCCAACGCCTGCTCCCGAGCTGGTCATCAAGGGACCAGCGTGGAGCGCGTGCCAGAAGCGCCAGGCGCCTCGGGATGGGACTGCCAACGGCCCCTTCGGTCCCGGTCCCGCCGGGACGCTGGGACTTCACCCCCGGGCCCGTCCTGCCCTGGAAGCCAgcgggcggcggctccggggaTCGCCAACGCGTTCCGCTTGA